A genomic region of uncultured Paludibaculum sp. contains the following coding sequences:
- a CDS encoding VOC family protein: protein MADTLDTYHTVTPYLVVPDADAELKFLGAAFGATEVSCARNPDNSVMHAELKIGDSLIMMGQAGEQWKALAAALYVWVPNVDEVYARALAAGATSQNAPEDKPYGHRNAGVVDPCGITWWIGSPIA from the coding sequence ATGGCCGACACACTGGACACCTATCACACCGTCACACCTTACCTCGTAGTGCCCGACGCCGACGCCGAGTTGAAGTTCCTCGGGGCCGCCTTCGGAGCAACCGAAGTCAGTTGCGCCCGTAACCCCGACAACTCCGTCATGCACGCGGAGTTGAAGATCGGCGACTCCCTGATCATGATGGGCCAGGCCGGCGAGCAATGGAAGGCGCTCGCCGCGGCGCTGTACGTCTGGGTGCCCAACGTCGACGAAGTCTATGCCAGGGCGTTAGCCGCCGGCGCAACATCGCAGAACGCGCCGGAAGACAAGCCCTACGGGCACAGGAATGCCGGAGTCGTCGATCCCTGCGGCATCACGTGGTGGATCGGCTCGCC
- a CDS encoding DUF3592 domain-containing protein, whose protein sequence is MKIKGFDYAVIAGASVFALIGLAVLVPGIRNLTRSIASARWPKAVATVVTSDTSESVSTDHSTRNRSVMYAANIQLRYAVDGKVYATDTLHFGESLGSGDASEAELRRLRFPVGFETSVVYDPKQPWVAAARPGFHGEALMLPGAALAFIIPAIMFVVLYFGMDRNNSLFGVGLGFFAAIFMAIGAALLIPGLVNLWNARASERWPVVPGRILYHKEDSSTSTSKDDEGETTTSTTYSTRVIYRYQVNGETHFNNVRIFGQLAGSSEEWAAEIASAYPMGKDVEVSFKPDDPDTAALEPGIVSESFWLPGAGAAFLLFGLAVFRWGIPALTGS, encoded by the coding sequence ATGAAAATCAAGGGCTTCGACTATGCGGTGATCGCCGGAGCCTCGGTGTTCGCGCTCATCGGCCTCGCGGTGCTGGTGCCGGGCATCCGGAACCTGACTCGCAGCATCGCCAGTGCCCGCTGGCCCAAGGCGGTGGCCACGGTGGTGACATCCGACACGAGCGAATCCGTGTCGACGGACCATTCCACTCGGAATCGCAGCGTCATGTACGCGGCCAACATCCAGTTGCGCTACGCCGTGGATGGAAAGGTCTACGCGACGGACACTCTGCACTTCGGCGAGTCGTTGGGTTCGGGCGATGCGTCGGAGGCGGAGTTGCGGCGTCTGCGGTTTCCGGTTGGGTTCGAAACGTCGGTGGTCTACGATCCGAAGCAGCCGTGGGTGGCGGCGGCTCGTCCGGGCTTCCACGGCGAGGCGCTGATGCTGCCTGGCGCGGCCTTGGCCTTCATCATCCCCGCAATCATGTTCGTCGTTTTGTATTTCGGCATGGACCGGAATAACAGCCTATTTGGTGTGGGGCTCGGCTTCTTCGCGGCCATCTTCATGGCGATTGGGGCGGCGCTCCTAATTCCCGGGCTAGTCAATCTGTGGAACGCGAGGGCGAGCGAAAGGTGGCCGGTCGTGCCGGGCCGGATCCTGTATCACAAGGAAGATTCCAGCACGTCGACCAGCAAGGACGACGAGGGCGAGACTACGACATCGACCACTTACTCGACCCGCGTCATTTATCGCTATCAGGTGAACGGCGAGACCCACTTCAACAACGTGCGGATCTTCGGCCAACTCGCGGGATCGAGTGAAGAGTGGGCCGCCGAGATTGCCTCGGCCTATCCGATGGGCAAGGACGTTGAAGTGTCCTTCAAGCCCGACGATCCGGACACGGCGGCGCTGGAGCCAGGGATTGTCAGCGAATCCTTCTGGCTGCCTGGCGCGGGCGCAGCGTTCCTGCTGTTCGGCCTGGCCGTCTTCCGTTGGGGCATTCCCGCGCTGACTGGTAGTTAG
- a CDS encoding DUF1080 domain-containing protein — protein sequence MGITSLDRDWPRLGRCSNLQDLYAGVKRGSGAGLSPACMLDGRIPLYFVLEVTIPMTALRSASLLLIAAAPWLAAQQRSPQWRDLIGTDLTGWVNVNTDKDTWRVEKGELICTGHPIGVMRSDRQYENFILEVDWMHVEPGGNSGIFAWSNAVPGSNRLPNGVEIQMLELDWVKLNKKPDFDPPIAYVHGELFGVGGVKTVPDNPRGERSKSILNLCKPRGQWNHYTVICVDGVIKLAVNGTFVNGIAKSTQKKGYLCMESEGAEIHFKNLRIMELEPGVTDASQTAPVLQ from the coding sequence ATGGGGATCACCTCTCTCGACAGGGATTGGCCCAGGCTGGGCCGCTGCTCCAATCTCCAGGATTTGTACGCCGGCGTCAAGCGAGGGAGCGGCGCGGGTCTATCCCCGGCTTGTATGCTGGATGGGCGAATCCCGCTCTATTTCGTTCTGGAGGTAACCATTCCGATGACTGCTCTACGCTCCGCTTCCCTCTTGTTGATCGCCGCCGCTCCGTGGCTGGCCGCACAGCAACGCTCGCCGCAGTGGCGCGACCTGATTGGCACGGATCTCACCGGCTGGGTGAATGTGAACACGGACAAGGACACGTGGCGCGTGGAGAAGGGCGAGCTGATCTGCACCGGGCATCCGATCGGCGTGATGCGCAGCGACAGGCAGTATGAGAACTTCATCCTGGAAGTGGACTGGATGCACGTGGAGCCGGGTGGGAACTCCGGGATCTTCGCGTGGAGCAATGCGGTACCGGGATCGAACCGACTGCCGAACGGGGTCGAGATCCAGATGTTGGAGCTCGACTGGGTGAAGCTGAACAAGAAGCCCGACTTCGATCCGCCCATCGCCTATGTCCACGGAGAGCTGTTCGGAGTGGGTGGCGTGAAGACCGTGCCGGACAATCCGCGCGGCGAGCGCAGCAAGTCGATTCTGAATCTGTGCAAGCCTCGGGGCCAGTGGAACCACTACACGGTGATCTGCGTGGATGGTGTGATCAAGCTGGCAGTGAACGGCACGTTTGTGAATGGCATCGCGAAGTCGACGCAGAAGAAGGGCTATCTCTGCATGGAGTCGGAGGGTGCCGAGATTCACTTCAAGAATCTGCGGATCATGGAACTCGAACCGGGCGTAACGGACGCGAGCCAGACGGCACCGGTGTTGCAGTAG
- a CDS encoding metalloregulator ArsR/SmtB family transcription factor, with protein MPKKRIEQKLAEAAMLFAALGDPTRLALLRRLSQDGPSSISTLAESFEMTRQGVTKHLHVLEVAGLVDGRHKGRESVWAMNTVQLAEGRRCLDLIARGWDDALSRLKAHIEDV; from the coding sequence ATGCCGAAAAAGCGCATTGAGCAGAAGTTGGCTGAGGCCGCGATGCTGTTCGCGGCACTGGGTGACCCGACACGGCTCGCCCTGCTGCGGCGTCTTTCGCAGGATGGCCCCTCCTCGATCTCCACCCTCGCCGAGAGCTTTGAGATGACGCGGCAGGGCGTCACCAAACACCTGCACGTTCTGGAGGTGGCCGGGCTCGTCGACGGCCGCCACAAAGGGCGCGAAAGCGTGTGGGCGATGAACACCGTCCAACTGGCGGAAGGGCGGCGCTGCCTCGACCTCATCGCCCGTGGGTGGGACGACGCGCTCAGCCGACTGAAGGCGCACATCGAAGACGTCTGA
- a CDS encoding zinc-dependent alcohol dehydrogenase family protein — MQALLLESFGSPLRLAEVSRPAPGPGQVLVKVGASGVNPLDLKIMAGAAGHAQAVLPAILGLDLAGTVEETGAGVTQFQPGDQVYGLTGGVGGLPGSLAEFAAVDADLLALKPRNLTMREAAAIPLGFITAWEGLVDHAKVHTGQQVLIHAGAGGVGQMAVQIARALGAEVFATVSPQKQTVVEGYGATPIDYRSSSVEQYVREHTGGQGFDVVYDTVGGKTLDNSFLAVKPYTGHVVSCLGWGTHSLAPLSFRSATYSGVFTLTPMLTGRGRPHHGEILREATRLAEAGKLKPLLEPSEFTLATAHQAHELAGSGQAGGKVVITI, encoded by the coding sequence ATGCAGGCTCTGCTCCTGGAGTCCTTTGGATCGCCGCTCCGCCTTGCCGAAGTCTCACGGCCCGCCCCCGGACCAGGCCAGGTTCTCGTAAAGGTCGGCGCCAGTGGAGTGAATCCGCTGGACCTGAAGATCATGGCCGGGGCCGCCGGCCACGCCCAGGCGGTGCTGCCCGCCATCCTCGGCCTGGATCTGGCCGGCACGGTCGAAGAAACCGGAGCCGGCGTCACCCAGTTCCAGCCCGGTGACCAGGTCTACGGGCTCACCGGTGGCGTCGGTGGGTTGCCTGGATCACTGGCCGAGTTCGCTGCCGTGGATGCCGATCTGTTGGCGCTCAAGCCCCGGAATCTCACCATGCGCGAGGCGGCGGCGATCCCGCTTGGCTTCATCACGGCCTGGGAGGGCTTGGTGGACCATGCCAAAGTTCATACCGGCCAACAGGTATTAATTCACGCAGGCGCCGGCGGCGTGGGCCAGATGGCCGTGCAGATTGCGCGCGCCTTAGGCGCGGAGGTCTTCGCCACGGTATCACCCCAGAAGCAGACCGTCGTCGAGGGGTACGGCGCCACTCCGATTGATTACCGGAGCAGTTCCGTGGAGCAGTACGTCCGGGAACACACGGGCGGCCAGGGCTTCGATGTCGTCTACGATACAGTCGGGGGCAAGACGCTCGATAACTCGTTCCTCGCCGTGAAGCCGTACACGGGCCATGTCGTCAGTTGCCTCGGGTGGGGTACTCATTCCCTGGCGCCGCTGTCATTTCGATCGGCCACCTATTCGGGCGTCTTCACGCTGACGCCCATGCTCACCGGGCGCGGTCGCCCGCATCATGGAGAAATTCTGCGGGAAGCGACGCGACTCGCCGAGGCCGGCAAGCTGAAGCCGCTGCTGGAGCCAAGCGAGTTCACGCTCGCCACGGCGCACCAGGCCCACGAATTGGCGGGTTCCGGACAGGCGGGCGGCAAAGTGGTGATCACAATCTGA
- a CDS encoding SRPBCC family protein yields the protein MTFTEMSRIDRSIEINAPPERVWRALTKREELSAWFQMGIEGEIAEGSEVWMTTTHPDYKGMRFQVKFLEMRPPTLFVWEWHPGAVDPNVDYTKEPRTKVTFTLQPNGAGTHLTVSETGFDAITLERRAKVYKDNTQGWAEVVVWLRDYAEKAH from the coding sequence ATGACATTCACGGAAATGAGCAGGATCGACCGGTCCATTGAGATCAATGCGCCGCCTGAACGCGTCTGGCGTGCCCTGACGAAGCGCGAAGAGCTCTCCGCATGGTTCCAGATGGGGATCGAAGGCGAAATCGCGGAAGGCAGCGAAGTATGGATGACGACGACCCATCCGGACTACAAAGGCATGCGATTCCAAGTGAAGTTCCTGGAGATGCGGCCACCCACGTTGTTCGTCTGGGAGTGGCATCCAGGCGCCGTGGATCCGAATGTGGACTACACGAAGGAGCCTCGAACCAAGGTCACTTTCACGTTGCAGCCGAACGGCGCGGGCACCCACCTGACCGTTTCGGAAACCGGTTTCGATGCCATCACGCTGGAACGTCGCGCGAAGGTTTACAAGGACAACACGCAGGGCTGGGCGGAAGTCGTGGTCTGGCTGCGGGACTATGCCGAAAAAGCGCATTGA
- a CDS encoding AraC family transcriptional regulator produces the protein MIFLQRIPAPPLDSSIAAIWYCASGPRPHALERVLPTGSAQLIVNLAEDQTRAYIQDADGFRMTTSSGTVLAGVQSRFSIIDTLEQQHVLGVSFKPGGTVPFFRIPAHETCDADLSLDLVWGRGAMELREQLMEAADPAAKLDTMERALRARWRPKAMHAAVEFAIETLTHHAQAVRIAEVANRVGLSPKRFIEHFKNAVGVSPKQYCRILRFQSALGFAQRGQRVDWTRIALECGYFDQSHFIHDFRSFSGITPTGYQSDRTEFRNHVKFLQF, from the coding sequence ATGATCTTCCTGCAACGCATCCCGGCACCACCTCTCGATTCATCCATCGCCGCCATCTGGTACTGCGCCAGCGGGCCGAGACCGCACGCGCTGGAGCGGGTGCTGCCCACCGGATCCGCCCAACTGATCGTCAACCTGGCCGAAGATCAGACGCGCGCCTACATCCAGGACGCCGACGGCTTCCGTATGACCACCAGTTCAGGCACCGTCCTGGCGGGCGTACAATCACGGTTTTCGATCATCGATACCCTGGAGCAGCAGCACGTGCTCGGCGTATCGTTCAAGCCCGGCGGAACCGTGCCCTTCTTCCGGATCCCAGCCCATGAGACGTGCGATGCCGATCTGTCATTGGATCTCGTCTGGGGCCGCGGAGCCATGGAGCTGCGGGAACAGCTAATGGAAGCGGCCGACCCGGCTGCAAAGTTGGACACCATGGAGCGAGCCCTCCGGGCGAGGTGGCGTCCGAAGGCGATGCACGCCGCGGTTGAGTTTGCGATCGAGACCCTGACGCATCATGCGCAGGCAGTGCGGATCGCCGAGGTGGCCAACCGCGTGGGCCTCAGCCCGAAGCGCTTCATCGAGCACTTCAAGAATGCTGTAGGCGTTTCGCCCAAGCAATACTGCCGGATCCTCAGATTCCAAAGCGCCCTGGGCTTCGCGCAACGCGGCCAGCGCGTGGACTGGACGCGAATAGCCCTGGAGTGTGGCTACTTCGACCAATCCCACTTCATCCACGACTTCCGGTCCTTCTCCGGCATCACGCCCACTGGCTACCAGTCGGACCGGACGGAATTCCGCAACCACGTCAAATTTCTACAATTCTGA